From Nematostella vectensis chromosome 14, jaNemVect1.1, whole genome shotgun sequence, a single genomic window includes:
- the LOC5510319 gene encoding coiled-coil domain-containing protein 81 isoform X2 gives MAEVMHGLVSEAKKNRFSAIPKLTEEDIVSVWDNLSDYIARQMGSQKGVSVPGLGIFTFSQKKLDVGNNKYILIQRPVFVLSEKFAMTHGLSYTKHYTTGQIPVVQLNFVALSNNTSFDRDTVESCVKEVLQALNRSIQSKRNVEFQFTGIGRLSIRDSKVKMKFYKDFLRSMDGSGSLLQALSNRPGTADSVISEAFTPRPHTSNTLILPSNHIFRIQPGSGIDGAPLKVGREQTMPTIEEEDRGTTVRGGQDNTGQDDLPPRVEPIPRVEPILGNPNEEEVPPKSPPRQALHSSQGLRPALSPAKAVAVSYGGNGPEPVPTPPKSASPRRRAPETPQAPADTQTQGQEMEAEPLGRSNSGMLASHSFSQLQPPKPPRSAMNSRCTLHGDRGGQELCYLCHQRAEKNVPVYFSEERRRKELEQDRLLQHYQHQKDSEAIIMEQAKNMENRRYNQKVAAFNLGVSEGIKTKKSTRPTEFCRSYVFQNRPLTPPRYIKQNEYSQTLADQVTSKSNKLTRLNREKEFLERLEQVQLAEDLALQREQYMREKKLANELYKKALDTQIEIRNTIESTLHANIKPPFALMRMSMSRMITPFADSLLLKPRILIGSEPGRRVRFKPLPIPALEPDSIGPIFGIHDATEEKLEEQRNRNRKLYKEQLDMVSQKKREAILRDLKSQKEESDMLERTKRDIILDRTLRHQEMLDTRRKLENSWAEHVTRKKDREEEERMRAQSPGMLIHEQCEKYRRCNQCRRRPHNCGESNVWSESRYIPGSRIMV, from the exons ATGGCTGAAGTTATGCATGGCCTGGTGTCGGAAGCCAAAAAGAATCGGTTTTCCGCGATTCCGAAGCTGACAGAAGAAG ATATTGTCAGTGTTTGGGACAATCTGTCGGACTATATTGCAAGGCAAATGGGATCTCAGAAG GGCGTCAGTGTTCCTGGTCTAGGGATATTTACATTTTCTCAGAAGAAACTAGACGTTGGAAATAACAAGTATATTTTAATTCAGCGGCCGGTGTTTGTATTATCAGAAAAGTTTGCCATGACTCATGGACTAAGTTACACCAAACACTACACAACAG GTCAGATACCTGTCGTCCAACTGAATTTTGTAGCATTATCCAATAACACCTCATTTGATCGTGACACTGTTGAAAGCTGTGTAAAGGAAGTCCTTCAGGCGCTGAACAGATCCATCCAATCCAAGCGGAATGTAGAGTTCCAGTTTACAGGGATTGGACGTTTGTCGATTAGAGACTCAAAAGTTAAAATGAAATTTTACAAAGATTTCCTTAGAAGTATGGATGGCTCTGGTAGTTTGCTGCAAGCCCTTTCAAAT CGCCCTGGGACTGCCGATTCTGTGATTTCAGAAGCATTCACTCCAAGACCTCACACAAGCAACACTCTTATTTTACCAAG CAATCATATTTTTAGGATCCAGCCTGGTAGTGGCATCGATGGAGCCCCTCTTAAGGTTGGACGGGAACAGACCATGCCGACCATTGAAGAAGAGGATAGAGGCACCACTGTGAGGGGTGGCCAAGACAATACCGGACAAGATGACTTGCCGCCTAGGGTGGAGCCCATCCCAAGAGTCGAACCCATTCTTGGTAACCCTAACGAAGAAGAAG TACCGCCAAAAAGTCCTCCGCGACAGGCCCTGCACAGCTCACAGGGTCTCAGGCCGGCTCTGTCGCCAGCGAAAGCGGTGGCGGTCAGCTACGGAGGGAATGGGCCCGAGCCGGTACCCACACCCCCGAAGTCAGCGAGTCCGCGAAGACGTGCTCCAGAGACGCCCCAGGCCCCCGCAGACACGCAGACACAGGGACAAGaaatggaggctgagcccctTGGAAGAAGTAACAGCGGTATGCTCGCGTCGCACAGTTTTAGTCAGCTCCAGCCTCCTAAGCCTCCGCGGTCAGCTATGAACAGCAG GTGCACGCTGCATGGCGACCGTGGCGGCCAAGAGCTCTGCTACTTGTGTCACCAACGCGCTGAGAAGAACGTCCCCGTGTACTTCTCTGAGGAGCGACGGCGTAAAGAGCTTGAGCAGGACCGACTACTGCAGCATTACCAGCATCAGAAGGACTCGGAGGCTATAATAATGGAACAG GCCAAAAACATGGAGAACAGACGATATAACCAGAAAGTGGCGGCCTTCAACTTGGGCGTGTCAGAGGGAATCAAG ACTAAGAAATCTACCCGTCCAACCGAATTTTGT AGATCTTACGTCTTCCAAAACAGACCGCTGACTCCGCCACgatatatcaaacaaaacgAGTACTCGCAAACGCTAGCAGATCAG GTCACTTCGAAGAGTAACAAGCTGACTCGGTTGAACCGTGAGAAAGAGTTCCTGGAGAGACTGGAGCAAGTCCAGCTTGCCGAAGA TCTAGCTCTTCAAAGGGAGCAGTATATGCGAGAGAAAAAACTCGCCAACGAACTCTACAAAAAGGCACTTGATACACAG ATTGAGATCAGGAACACGATAGAGAGTACACTTCACGCTAACATCAAGCCGCCTTTCGCCCTAATGCGCATGTCCATGTCGAGAATGATCACACCATTCGCAGACTCACTCCTCCTCAAGCCCCGAATCCTGATAGGAAGCGAGCCGGGCAGACGG GTACGGTTTAAGCCTCTGCCTATCCCCGCCCTGGAGCCAGACAGTATTGGACCAATATTTGGGATCCATGATGCAACGGAGGAAAAACTTGAAGAACAGCGTAACCGGAACCGGAAGTTGTACAAGGAACAGCTCGATATGGTGTCCCAGAAAAAGCGTGAGGCTATTCTACGCGACTTGAAAAGCCAGAAGGAAGAGTCTGACATGCTAGAGCGCACCAAGAGGGA CATAATCTTGGACCGGACATTGCGTCATCAAGAAATGCTGGACACCCGACGAAAGCTGGAGAACTCCTGGGCCGAGCACGTGACTCGGAAGAAAGACCGCGAGGAAGAGGAGCGCATGCGAGCCCAGTCCCCCGGGATGCTCATTCACGAGCAGTGTGAAAAGTATCGCCGCTGCAATCAGTGCAGGCGCAGACCCCATAACTGCGGAGAGTCAAACGTCTGGAGCGAATCACGATACATCCCTGGATCGAGGATCATGGTCTAG
- the LOC5510319 gene encoding coiled-coil domain-containing protein 81 isoform X3: protein MAEVMHGLVSEAKKNRFSAIPKLTEEDIVSVWDNLSDYIARQMGSQKGVSVPGLGIFTFSQKKLDVGNNKYILIQRPVFVLSEKFAMTHGLSYTKHYTTGQIPVVQLNFVALSNNTSFDRDTVESCVKEVLQALNRSIQSKRNVEFQFTGIGRLSIRDSKVKMKFYKDFLRSMDGSGSLLQALSNRPGTADSVISEAFTPRPHTSNTLILPRIQPGSGIDGAPLKVGREQTMPTIEEEDRGTTVRGGQDNTGQDDLPPRVEPIPRVEPILGNPNEEEVPPKSPPRQALHSSQGLRPALSPAKAVAVSYGGNGPEPVPTPPKSASPRRRAPETPQAPADTQTQGQEMEAEPLGRSNSGMLASHSFSQLQPPKPPRSAMNSRCTLHGDRGGQELCYLCHQRAEKNVPVYFSEERRRKELEQDRLLQHYQHQKDSEAIIMEQAKNMENRRYNQKVAAFNLGVSEGIKTKKSTRPTEFCRSYVFQNRPLTPPRYIKQNEYSQTLADQVTSKSNKLTRLNREKEFLERLEQVQLAEDLALQREQYMREKKLANELYKKALDTQIEIRNTIESTLHANIKPPFALMRMSMSRMITPFADSLLLKPRILIGSEPGRRVRFKPLPIPALEPDSIGPIFGIHDATEEKLEEQRNRNRKLYKEQLDMVSQKKREAILRDLKSQKEESDMLERTKRDIILDRTLRHQEMLDTRRKLENSWAEHVTRKKDREEEERMRAQSPGMLIHEQCEKYRRCNQCRRRPHNCGESNVWSESRYIPGSRIMV from the exons ATGGCTGAAGTTATGCATGGCCTGGTGTCGGAAGCCAAAAAGAATCGGTTTTCCGCGATTCCGAAGCTGACAGAAGAAG ATATTGTCAGTGTTTGGGACAATCTGTCGGACTATATTGCAAGGCAAATGGGATCTCAGAAG GGCGTCAGTGTTCCTGGTCTAGGGATATTTACATTTTCTCAGAAGAAACTAGACGTTGGAAATAACAAGTATATTTTAATTCAGCGGCCGGTGTTTGTATTATCAGAAAAGTTTGCCATGACTCATGGACTAAGTTACACCAAACACTACACAACAG GTCAGATACCTGTCGTCCAACTGAATTTTGTAGCATTATCCAATAACACCTCATTTGATCGTGACACTGTTGAAAGCTGTGTAAAGGAAGTCCTTCAGGCGCTGAACAGATCCATCCAATCCAAGCGGAATGTAGAGTTCCAGTTTACAGGGATTGGACGTTTGTCGATTAGAGACTCAAAAGTTAAAATGAAATTTTACAAAGATTTCCTTAGAAGTATGGATGGCTCTGGTAGTTTGCTGCAAGCCCTTTCAAAT CGCCCTGGGACTGCCGATTCTGTGATTTCAGAAGCATTCACTCCAAGACCTCACACAAGCAACACTCTTATTTTACCAAG GATCCAGCCTGGTAGTGGCATCGATGGAGCCCCTCTTAAGGTTGGACGGGAACAGACCATGCCGACCATTGAAGAAGAGGATAGAGGCACCACTGTGAGGGGTGGCCAAGACAATACCGGACAAGATGACTTGCCGCCTAGGGTGGAGCCCATCCCAAGAGTCGAACCCATTCTTGGTAACCCTAACGAAGAAGAAG TACCGCCAAAAAGTCCTCCGCGACAGGCCCTGCACAGCTCACAGGGTCTCAGGCCGGCTCTGTCGCCAGCGAAAGCGGTGGCGGTCAGCTACGGAGGGAATGGGCCCGAGCCGGTACCCACACCCCCGAAGTCAGCGAGTCCGCGAAGACGTGCTCCAGAGACGCCCCAGGCCCCCGCAGACACGCAGACACAGGGACAAGaaatggaggctgagcccctTGGAAGAAGTAACAGCGGTATGCTCGCGTCGCACAGTTTTAGTCAGCTCCAGCCTCCTAAGCCTCCGCGGTCAGCTATGAACAGCAG GTGCACGCTGCATGGCGACCGTGGCGGCCAAGAGCTCTGCTACTTGTGTCACCAACGCGCTGAGAAGAACGTCCCCGTGTACTTCTCTGAGGAGCGACGGCGTAAAGAGCTTGAGCAGGACCGACTACTGCAGCATTACCAGCATCAGAAGGACTCGGAGGCTATAATAATGGAACAG GCCAAAAACATGGAGAACAGACGATATAACCAGAAAGTGGCGGCCTTCAACTTGGGCGTGTCAGAGGGAATCAAG ACTAAGAAATCTACCCGTCCAACCGAATTTTGT AGATCTTACGTCTTCCAAAACAGACCGCTGACTCCGCCACgatatatcaaacaaaacgAGTACTCGCAAACGCTAGCAGATCAG GTCACTTCGAAGAGTAACAAGCTGACTCGGTTGAACCGTGAGAAAGAGTTCCTGGAGAGACTGGAGCAAGTCCAGCTTGCCGAAGA TCTAGCTCTTCAAAGGGAGCAGTATATGCGAGAGAAAAAACTCGCCAACGAACTCTACAAAAAGGCACTTGATACACAG ATTGAGATCAGGAACACGATAGAGAGTACACTTCACGCTAACATCAAGCCGCCTTTCGCCCTAATGCGCATGTCCATGTCGAGAATGATCACACCATTCGCAGACTCACTCCTCCTCAAGCCCCGAATCCTGATAGGAAGCGAGCCGGGCAGACGG GTACGGTTTAAGCCTCTGCCTATCCCCGCCCTGGAGCCAGACAGTATTGGACCAATATTTGGGATCCATGATGCAACGGAGGAAAAACTTGAAGAACAGCGTAACCGGAACCGGAAGTTGTACAAGGAACAGCTCGATATGGTGTCCCAGAAAAAGCGTGAGGCTATTCTACGCGACTTGAAAAGCCAGAAGGAAGAGTCTGACATGCTAGAGCGCACCAAGAGGGA CATAATCTTGGACCGGACATTGCGTCATCAAGAAATGCTGGACACCCGACGAAAGCTGGAGAACTCCTGGGCCGAGCACGTGACTCGGAAGAAAGACCGCGAGGAAGAGGAGCGCATGCGAGCCCAGTCCCCCGGGATGCTCATTCACGAGCAGTGTGAAAAGTATCGCCGCTGCAATCAGTGCAGGCGCAGACCCCATAACTGCGGAGAGTCAAACGTCTGGAGCGAATCACGATACATCCCTGGATCGAGGATCATGGTCTAG
- the LOC5510319 gene encoding coiled-coil domain-containing protein 81 isoform X4, which produces MAEVMHGLVSEAKKNRFSAIPKLTEEDIVSVWDNLSDYIARQMGSQKGVSVPGLGIFTFSQKKLDVGNNKYILIQRPVFVLSEKFAMTHGLSYTKHYTTGQIPVVQLNFVALSNNTSFDRDTVESCVKEVLQALNRSIQSKRNVEFQFTGIGRLSIRDSKVKMKFYKDFLRSMDGSGSLLQALSNRPGTADSVISEAFTPRPHTSNTLILPSNHIFRIQPGSGIDGAPLKVGREQTMPTIEEEDRGTTVRGGQDNTGQDDLPPRVEPIPRVEPILGNPNEEEDPETTKVQRSRSVRGILLPTLPPKSPPRQALHSSQGLRPALSPAKAVAVSYGGNGPEPVPTPPKSASPRRRAPETPQAPADTQTQGQEMEAEPLGRSNSGMLASHSFSQLQPPKPPRSAMNSRCTLHGDRGGQELCYLCHQRAEKNVPVYFSEERRRKELEQDRLLQHYQHQKDSEAIIMEQAKNMENRRYNQKVAAFNLGVSEGIKTKKSTRPTEFCRSYVFQNRPLTPPRYIKQNEYSQTLADQVTSKSNKLTRLNREKEFLERLEQVQLAEDLALQREQYMREKKLANELYKKALDTQVRFKPLPIPALEPDSIGPIFGIHDATEEKLEEQRNRNRKLYKEQLDMVSQKKREAILRDLKSQKEESDMLERTKRDIILDRTLRHQEMLDTRRKLENSWAEHVTRKKDREEEERMRAQSPGMLIHEQCEKYRRCNQCRRRPHNCGESNVWSESRYIPGSRIMV; this is translated from the exons ATGGCTGAAGTTATGCATGGCCTGGTGTCGGAAGCCAAAAAGAATCGGTTTTCCGCGATTCCGAAGCTGACAGAAGAAG ATATTGTCAGTGTTTGGGACAATCTGTCGGACTATATTGCAAGGCAAATGGGATCTCAGAAG GGCGTCAGTGTTCCTGGTCTAGGGATATTTACATTTTCTCAGAAGAAACTAGACGTTGGAAATAACAAGTATATTTTAATTCAGCGGCCGGTGTTTGTATTATCAGAAAAGTTTGCCATGACTCATGGACTAAGTTACACCAAACACTACACAACAG GTCAGATACCTGTCGTCCAACTGAATTTTGTAGCATTATCCAATAACACCTCATTTGATCGTGACACTGTTGAAAGCTGTGTAAAGGAAGTCCTTCAGGCGCTGAACAGATCCATCCAATCCAAGCGGAATGTAGAGTTCCAGTTTACAGGGATTGGACGTTTGTCGATTAGAGACTCAAAAGTTAAAATGAAATTTTACAAAGATTTCCTTAGAAGTATGGATGGCTCTGGTAGTTTGCTGCAAGCCCTTTCAAAT CGCCCTGGGACTGCCGATTCTGTGATTTCAGAAGCATTCACTCCAAGACCTCACACAAGCAACACTCTTATTTTACCAAG CAATCATATTTTTAGGATCCAGCCTGGTAGTGGCATCGATGGAGCCCCTCTTAAGGTTGGACGGGAACAGACCATGCCGACCATTGAAGAAGAGGATAGAGGCACCACTGTGAGGGGTGGCCAAGACAATACCGGACAAGATGACTTGCCGCCTAGGGTGGAGCCCATCCCAAGAGTCGAACCCATTCTTGGTAACCCTAACGAAGAAGAAG ATCCCGAAACTACAAAAGTCCAGAGAAGTCGAAGCGTTCGAGGCATTCTTCTTCCAACTT TACCGCCAAAAAGTCCTCCGCGACAGGCCCTGCACAGCTCACAGGGTCTCAGGCCGGCTCTGTCGCCAGCGAAAGCGGTGGCGGTCAGCTACGGAGGGAATGGGCCCGAGCCGGTACCCACACCCCCGAAGTCAGCGAGTCCGCGAAGACGTGCTCCAGAGACGCCCCAGGCCCCCGCAGACACGCAGACACAGGGACAAGaaatggaggctgagcccctTGGAAGAAGTAACAGCGGTATGCTCGCGTCGCACAGTTTTAGTCAGCTCCAGCCTCCTAAGCCTCCGCGGTCAGCTATGAACAGCAG GTGCACGCTGCATGGCGACCGTGGCGGCCAAGAGCTCTGCTACTTGTGTCACCAACGCGCTGAGAAGAACGTCCCCGTGTACTTCTCTGAGGAGCGACGGCGTAAAGAGCTTGAGCAGGACCGACTACTGCAGCATTACCAGCATCAGAAGGACTCGGAGGCTATAATAATGGAACAG GCCAAAAACATGGAGAACAGACGATATAACCAGAAAGTGGCGGCCTTCAACTTGGGCGTGTCAGAGGGAATCAAG ACTAAGAAATCTACCCGTCCAACCGAATTTTGT AGATCTTACGTCTTCCAAAACAGACCGCTGACTCCGCCACgatatatcaaacaaaacgAGTACTCGCAAACGCTAGCAGATCAG GTCACTTCGAAGAGTAACAAGCTGACTCGGTTGAACCGTGAGAAAGAGTTCCTGGAGAGACTGGAGCAAGTCCAGCTTGCCGAAGA TCTAGCTCTTCAAAGGGAGCAGTATATGCGAGAGAAAAAACTCGCCAACGAACTCTACAAAAAGGCACTTGATACACAG GTACGGTTTAAGCCTCTGCCTATCCCCGCCCTGGAGCCAGACAGTATTGGACCAATATTTGGGATCCATGATGCAACGGAGGAAAAACTTGAAGAACAGCGTAACCGGAACCGGAAGTTGTACAAGGAACAGCTCGATATGGTGTCCCAGAAAAAGCGTGAGGCTATTCTACGCGACTTGAAAAGCCAGAAGGAAGAGTCTGACATGCTAGAGCGCACCAAGAGGGA CATAATCTTGGACCGGACATTGCGTCATCAAGAAATGCTGGACACCCGACGAAAGCTGGAGAACTCCTGGGCCGAGCACGTGACTCGGAAGAAAGACCGCGAGGAAGAGGAGCGCATGCGAGCCCAGTCCCCCGGGATGCTCATTCACGAGCAGTGTGAAAAGTATCGCCGCTGCAATCAGTGCAGGCGCAGACCCCATAACTGCGGAGAGTCAAACGTCTGGAGCGAATCACGATACATCCCTGGATCGAGGATCATGGTCTAG
- the LOC5510319 gene encoding coiled-coil domain-containing protein 81 isoform X1: protein MAEVMHGLVSEAKKNRFSAIPKLTEEDIVSVWDNLSDYIARQMGSQKGVSVPGLGIFTFSQKKLDVGNNKYILIQRPVFVLSEKFAMTHGLSYTKHYTTGQIPVVQLNFVALSNNTSFDRDTVESCVKEVLQALNRSIQSKRNVEFQFTGIGRLSIRDSKVKMKFYKDFLRSMDGSGSLLQALSNRPGTADSVISEAFTPRPHTSNTLILPRIQPGSGIDGAPLKVGREQTMPTIEEEDRGTTVRGGQDNTGQDDLPPRVEPIPRVEPILGNPNEEEDPETTKVQRSRSVRGILLPTLPPKSPPRQALHSSQGLRPALSPAKAVAVSYGGNGPEPVPTPPKSASPRRRAPETPQAPADTQTQGQEMEAEPLGRSNSGMLASHSFSQLQPPKPPRSAMNSRCTLHGDRGGQELCYLCHQRAEKNVPVYFSEERRRKELEQDRLLQHYQHQKDSEAIIMEQAKNMENRRYNQKVAAFNLGVSEGIKTKKSTRPTEFCRSYVFQNRPLTPPRYIKQNEYSQTLADQVTSKSNKLTRLNREKEFLERLEQVQLAEDLALQREQYMREKKLANELYKKALDTQIEIRNTIESTLHANIKPPFALMRMSMSRMITPFADSLLLKPRILIGSEPGRRVRFKPLPIPALEPDSIGPIFGIHDATEEKLEEQRNRNRKLYKEQLDMVSQKKREAILRDLKSQKEESDMLERTKRDIILDRTLRHQEMLDTRRKLENSWAEHVTRKKDREEEERMRAQSPGMLIHEQCEKYRRCNQCRRRPHNCGESNVWSESRYIPGSRIMV, encoded by the exons ATGGCTGAAGTTATGCATGGCCTGGTGTCGGAAGCCAAAAAGAATCGGTTTTCCGCGATTCCGAAGCTGACAGAAGAAG ATATTGTCAGTGTTTGGGACAATCTGTCGGACTATATTGCAAGGCAAATGGGATCTCAGAAG GGCGTCAGTGTTCCTGGTCTAGGGATATTTACATTTTCTCAGAAGAAACTAGACGTTGGAAATAACAAGTATATTTTAATTCAGCGGCCGGTGTTTGTATTATCAGAAAAGTTTGCCATGACTCATGGACTAAGTTACACCAAACACTACACAACAG GTCAGATACCTGTCGTCCAACTGAATTTTGTAGCATTATCCAATAACACCTCATTTGATCGTGACACTGTTGAAAGCTGTGTAAAGGAAGTCCTTCAGGCGCTGAACAGATCCATCCAATCCAAGCGGAATGTAGAGTTCCAGTTTACAGGGATTGGACGTTTGTCGATTAGAGACTCAAAAGTTAAAATGAAATTTTACAAAGATTTCCTTAGAAGTATGGATGGCTCTGGTAGTTTGCTGCAAGCCCTTTCAAAT CGCCCTGGGACTGCCGATTCTGTGATTTCAGAAGCATTCACTCCAAGACCTCACACAAGCAACACTCTTATTTTACCAAG GATCCAGCCTGGTAGTGGCATCGATGGAGCCCCTCTTAAGGTTGGACGGGAACAGACCATGCCGACCATTGAAGAAGAGGATAGAGGCACCACTGTGAGGGGTGGCCAAGACAATACCGGACAAGATGACTTGCCGCCTAGGGTGGAGCCCATCCCAAGAGTCGAACCCATTCTTGGTAACCCTAACGAAGAAGAAG ATCCCGAAACTACAAAAGTCCAGAGAAGTCGAAGCGTTCGAGGCATTCTTCTTCCAACTT TACCGCCAAAAAGTCCTCCGCGACAGGCCCTGCACAGCTCACAGGGTCTCAGGCCGGCTCTGTCGCCAGCGAAAGCGGTGGCGGTCAGCTACGGAGGGAATGGGCCCGAGCCGGTACCCACACCCCCGAAGTCAGCGAGTCCGCGAAGACGTGCTCCAGAGACGCCCCAGGCCCCCGCAGACACGCAGACACAGGGACAAGaaatggaggctgagcccctTGGAAGAAGTAACAGCGGTATGCTCGCGTCGCACAGTTTTAGTCAGCTCCAGCCTCCTAAGCCTCCGCGGTCAGCTATGAACAGCAG GTGCACGCTGCATGGCGACCGTGGCGGCCAAGAGCTCTGCTACTTGTGTCACCAACGCGCTGAGAAGAACGTCCCCGTGTACTTCTCTGAGGAGCGACGGCGTAAAGAGCTTGAGCAGGACCGACTACTGCAGCATTACCAGCATCAGAAGGACTCGGAGGCTATAATAATGGAACAG GCCAAAAACATGGAGAACAGACGATATAACCAGAAAGTGGCGGCCTTCAACTTGGGCGTGTCAGAGGGAATCAAG ACTAAGAAATCTACCCGTCCAACCGAATTTTGT AGATCTTACGTCTTCCAAAACAGACCGCTGACTCCGCCACgatatatcaaacaaaacgAGTACTCGCAAACGCTAGCAGATCAG GTCACTTCGAAGAGTAACAAGCTGACTCGGTTGAACCGTGAGAAAGAGTTCCTGGAGAGACTGGAGCAAGTCCAGCTTGCCGAAGA TCTAGCTCTTCAAAGGGAGCAGTATATGCGAGAGAAAAAACTCGCCAACGAACTCTACAAAAAGGCACTTGATACACAG ATTGAGATCAGGAACACGATAGAGAGTACACTTCACGCTAACATCAAGCCGCCTTTCGCCCTAATGCGCATGTCCATGTCGAGAATGATCACACCATTCGCAGACTCACTCCTCCTCAAGCCCCGAATCCTGATAGGAAGCGAGCCGGGCAGACGG GTACGGTTTAAGCCTCTGCCTATCCCCGCCCTGGAGCCAGACAGTATTGGACCAATATTTGGGATCCATGATGCAACGGAGGAAAAACTTGAAGAACAGCGTAACCGGAACCGGAAGTTGTACAAGGAACAGCTCGATATGGTGTCCCAGAAAAAGCGTGAGGCTATTCTACGCGACTTGAAAAGCCAGAAGGAAGAGTCTGACATGCTAGAGCGCACCAAGAGGGA CATAATCTTGGACCGGACATTGCGTCATCAAGAAATGCTGGACACCCGACGAAAGCTGGAGAACTCCTGGGCCGAGCACGTGACTCGGAAGAAAGACCGCGAGGAAGAGGAGCGCATGCGAGCCCAGTCCCCCGGGATGCTCATTCACGAGCAGTGTGAAAAGTATCGCCGCTGCAATCAGTGCAGGCGCAGACCCCATAACTGCGGAGAGTCAAACGTCTGGAGCGAATCACGATACATCCCTGGATCGAGGATCATGGTCTAG